The Mycoplasma nasistruthionis genome contains a region encoding:
- a CDS encoding transposase family protein has protein sequence MWVEYQETNLGYQRLLEIVFKRFGFPKIIHTDKHKTFWGSEGTETMFEKNLNEKGIRIISSSNPKRKPHVERSFRSAQDKLPVFISQNQIKTIEDLRRNGDKYVNYYNTNLKKLLLKNHYSTKKEC, from the coding sequence ATGTGGGTTGAGTATCAAGAAACTAATCTTGGATATCAAAGACTCCTAGAAATAGTGTTTAAAAGATTTGGATTCCCTAAAATAATCCATACAGATAAGCATAAAACATTTTGAGGTAGTGAAGGTACTGAGACAATGTTCGAAAAGAATTTAAACGAAAAGGGTATTAGAATAATAAGTTCATCAAACCCTAAACGCAAACCGCATGTTGAAAGATCTTTTAGAAGTGCTCAAGATAAACTACCAGTTTTCATTAGTCAAAATCAAATTAAAACAATTGAAGATTTAAGAAGAAACGGTGATAAATATGTAAATTACTACAACACAAATTTAAAAAAGTTATTGCTAAAAAATCATTATTCAACAAAGAAGGAATGCTAA
- a CDS encoding chromate transporter produces METKNKPKVSIWTLVLFILKVSFIGFGGGNALMPVIYKEAVVNKKWFSDDEFDDIVIVTNMLPGASVIQTISYICIHLKGKLLGTVITLLAILPHVLFAFVLLVVLTKFVPKEYLKIISTGVLVSIIAFLIEFGIRYIKQSHKGLKTPLWIIIFTFTFAFCTFVPSPANLPVIAIVSVIGIYSLLYIFINHKYKNKTKPKWFNIKKESSKETK; encoded by the coding sequence ATGGAAACAAAAAATAAACCGAAAGTTTCGATTTGAACTTTAGTTCTTTTTATATTAAAAGTTTCATTCATTGGTTTTGGTGGCGGTAATGCTTTAATGCCAGTAATTTACAAAGAAGCAGTTGTTAACAAAAAATGATTTAGTGATGATGAATTTGACGATATTGTTATTGTCACAAATATGCTCCCAGGAGCTTCAGTCATTCAAACCATCTCATATATTTGTATTCATTTAAAAGGCAAGCTTTTAGGAACTGTTATTACACTATTAGCCATTTTGCCGCATGTTTTATTTGCTTTTGTATTATTGGTTGTTTTAACAAAGTTTGTACCAAAAGAATATTTAAAAATAATATCTACAGGTGTTTTAGTTTCAATTATTGCTTTCTTAATTGAATTTGGAATTAGATATATTAAACAATCTCATAAAGGGTTAAAAACTCCCTTATGAATAATTATTTTTACCTTCACATTTGCTTTTTGTACTTTTGTGCCATCGCCTGCAAACTTGCCAGTTATTGCAATAGTTTCAGTGATTGGAATATATAGTTTGCTTTATATTTTTATCAACCACAAGTATAAAAATAAAACCAAACCAAAGTGATTTAACATCAAAAAAGAAAGCTCTAAGGAGACTAAATAA
- the pepF gene encoding oligoendopeptidase F → MKAKQYKKYSDVPKQYQWDLEDILQNKPLTYWIDLSVEIAKKRISNKDSKYKTIEAYLEDIKDANLASEVENKISNYLSNKLNVNLIDPEIKKLSQDYEFLSQQLSDEFGSELNRFYANMDKMLIYKEDPRLKNHKRYIEELIENKKHKLSDEVEEYLIQSAIGEPDPHAIFSVLTNSELDYGYVEFKNKKVKLNPTNRSQFLKSDDSNVRKQAYQNYWNAYYKHKDSLSELLFQEFQRTATHAKLTKYDSATQMLTSSDKVSDQVLQTLFKQVSENRKVLLKYRKYYNKFYLAKFKSKMKKWDTQRELVKTKAQYSVEEAKQLVLDAIQPFGSEYINQVQKAFNENWIDFMSVVNKRSGAYSIGGTYGIDKKYILMNFDGELGSVETLAHELGHSMHSYFSDKNQPIELSQYPIFLAEIASIFNELMLFDNLLKTSNDKKLKFKILTNMIDGFVGTVLRQVQWANYEYDLYHAIAKGKISSSYDAISKLYFENSKKYSLSKLNKYVAKDNLGSIYVPHYYYGFYVYKYAIGQLVANYFFADYQKRGKEALDNYIKNFLSQGSSDYPIEILKKVGVDLEDNNFYTQGFAYLSDLIDQWVVLGKEIFKTK, encoded by the coding sequence ATGAAAGCAAAACAGTATAAAAAATACTCAGATGTACCTAAACAGTATCAATGAGATTTAGAAGATATCTTGCAAAACAAACCTTTAACTTATTGAATTGACTTAAGTGTTGAAATTGCTAAAAAAAGAATTAGTAATAAAGATAGTAAGTACAAAACTATTGAAGCGTATTTAGAAGATATTAAAGATGCCAATTTAGCTAGTGAAGTTGAAAATAAAATTAGTAATTATTTATCTAATAAATTAAATGTTAATTTAATCGATCCTGAAATTAAAAAACTATCGCAAGATTATGAGTTTTTATCTCAACAACTAAGTGATGAGTTTGGTTCTGAGTTAAATCGATTTTATGCTAACATGGATAAAATGCTGATTTACAAAGAAGATCCAAGACTAAAGAATCACAAACGTTATATTGAAGAGTTAATTGAAAACAAAAAACACAAATTAAGTGATGAGGTTGAAGAATATTTAATTCAGTCAGCTATCGGAGAGCCTGACCCACATGCAATCTTCTCAGTACTTACTAATTCAGAATTAGATTATGGTTATGTTGAATTTAAAAACAAAAAAGTTAAACTTAACCCAACTAATCGCAGTCAATTTTTAAAGTCTGATGATTCTAATGTAAGAAAACAAGCATATCAAAATTACTGAAATGCTTACTATAAACACAAAGATTCGTTAAGTGAATTATTATTTCAAGAATTTCAACGCACGGCAACACATGCTAAATTAACCAAATATGATTCAGCAACGCAAATGCTGACTTCATCAGATAAGGTTTCAGATCAAGTTTTACAAACTTTATTTAAACAAGTTTCTGAAAATAGAAAAGTGTTATTGAAATATCGTAAATACTATAACAAGTTTTATCTTGCTAAGTTCAAGTCTAAAATGAAGAAATGAGACACACAAAGAGAACTAGTTAAAACAAAAGCCCAATATTCAGTAGAAGAAGCAAAACAATTAGTTCTAGATGCCATTCAACCATTTGGTAGCGAATATATTAATCAAGTTCAAAAGGCATTTAATGAGAATTGAATTGACTTTATGAGTGTTGTTAATAAACGTTCAGGAGCTTATTCAATTGGTGGAACGTATGGTATTGATAAGAAATATATCTTAATGAACTTTGATGGTGAGTTAGGAAGTGTGGAAACTTTAGCACATGAATTAGGTCATTCAATGCATTCATATTTTTCAGACAAAAATCAACCCATTGAACTTAGCCAGTATCCGATCTTTTTAGCTGAAATTGCCTCAATTTTTAATGAGTTAATGCTATTTGACAATCTGCTAAAAACATCAAATGACAAGAAGTTAAAATTTAAAATTTTAACTAACATGATTGATGGTTTTGTAGGAACAGTCCTGCGTCAGGTACAATGAGCTAATTATGAATATGATTTATATCACGCTATTGCAAAAGGTAAAATTTCAAGTAGCTATGATGCTATTTCAAAACTGTATTTTGAAAATTCTAAGAAATATTCATTGTCGAAATTAAACAAATATGTTGCCAAAGATAATTTAGGTTCAATTTATGTACCACATTACTACTATGGATTTTATGTTTACAAATATGCTATAGGACAATTAGTAGCAAATTATTTCTTTGCTGATTATCAAAAACGTGGCAAAGAAGCATTAGATAATTACATCAAAAACTTTTTATCTCAAGGCTCAAGCGATTATCCGATTGAAATTTTGAAAAAAGTTGGAGTTGACTTAGAAGACAACAACTTTTATACACAAGGATTTGCTTATTTATCAGACCTAATTGATCAATGAGTGGTTTTAGGTAAAGAAATTTTTAAAACAAAATAA
- the thiI gene encoding tRNA uracil 4-sulfurtransferase ThiI, whose protein sequence is MFNKILIRYGELVLKKKNRKTFINHLQTNIKNITGENPEVEFDRMYLTYSEHNMKQLGYVFGISSYSPVAVVENDLEKFKETVLKLKDDKAKTFKIASRRNYKKFEYTSDQLNHLLGGHILKNTNLKVDVHNPDQTFYVEVRNGRTYLFSQYVKGLGGLPVGSSGKVLHLISGGFDSPVAAFQMMKRGLKVDFLTFITPPQTDQRTIDKITDLVKVLSRYQTTSNLLIADYSHLMNYISFVSKESYKITLMRRSFYRIAEQVCLKYNQLAISNGDNLGQVASQTIESLSTIGSATNMQILRPLLTFDKNEIIDIANKIETYNISVIQANETCELFAPKEPVTKPSIAQAQALEQELNQIPELEKELIENKIELVKVKAYSNA, encoded by the coding sequence ATGTTCAATAAAATTTTAATTCGCTATGGTGAATTGGTATTAAAAAAGAAAAACAGAAAGACTTTTATTAACCATTTACAAACTAATATTAAAAACATAACTGGTGAAAATCCTGAAGTTGAATTCGACCGTATGTATTTAACTTATTCAGAACATAATATGAAACAATTAGGTTATGTGTTTGGAATTAGTTCATATTCTCCTGTTGCAGTTGTTGAAAATGATTTAGAAAAGTTCAAAGAAACTGTTTTAAAACTAAAAGATGACAAAGCTAAGACTTTTAAAATTGCATCTAGACGTAATTACAAGAAATTTGAATACACATCCGATCAACTAAATCACTTACTGGGTGGTCATATTTTAAAAAATACAAACTTAAAAGTGGACGTTCATAATCCAGATCAAACATTCTATGTAGAAGTAAGAAATGGAAGAACTTATTTATTTTCTCAATATGTTAAAGGGTTAGGTGGATTACCAGTCGGTTCAAGCGGAAAAGTTTTACATCTTATTTCAGGTGGTTTTGATTCGCCAGTAGCTGCTTTTCAAATGATGAAACGTGGACTAAAGGTTGACTTCTTAACTTTTATTACTCCACCACAAACTGACCAAAGAACAATAGACAAAATCACAGATTTAGTCAAAGTTTTAAGCCGTTATCAAACCACTTCTAACTTACTTATAGCAGACTATTCACACTTAATGAACTATATTTCATTTGTATCAAAAGAAAGTTATAAAATCACTTTGATGAGACGTAGTTTCTACCGTATTGCTGAACAAGTTTGTTTAAAATATAACCAGTTAGCAATTTCAAACGGTGATAACTTAGGTCAAGTTGCTTCTCAGACAATCGAATCACTTTCAACCATTGGATCAGCAACAAATATGCAAATTTTAAGACCTCTTTTAACTTTTGATAAAAATGAAATTATTGATATTGCTAATAAAATTGAAACATATAACATATCAGTTATTCAAGCTAATGAAACTTGTGAACTCTTTGCACCAAAAGAACCAGTGACAAAGCCTTCAATAGCTCAAGCACAAGCTTTAGAACAAGAATTAAATCAAATTCCAGAACTTGAAAAAGAATTAATTGAAAACAAAATTGAACTTGTAAAAGTGAAAGCGTACAGCAATGCTTAA
- a CDS encoding OppA family ABC transporter substrate-binding lipoprotein, translating into MKKWWLLPVASTSLILPALALSCKNTSSERTLNFLSEKQVAEYQQKAQQYSKQALDALAEFNKYSKQKQQLEQQADLLIFSLQDLNSDLLAAKTKLFNLQAKKELLSLALASSDFTQLEAKAKEYSNSEFKIQDFLNSEFNSYLNKSYGDEQNHLPTLKQITDRAKSLESNLNTLKQTLDNKNINLALLKDKQNKTEQENAQITALESEIQASKEQQSTISQELTQNSESMLVVQNHIYQDLKQQASDQSMLDAQIAQQNQSNQEVQQQINTKQQELSTKKAEINKQISDQGLNEKIQSAFDTYSKATDEQRKYNGLLVQNDISAYSYSTKDANFDETGANSDPKYLSKQEVNKIVFPNEPFVNSPVSDSFAKNGVFQIDTNSQYSPGYAPFDNTVSFGNRQANISDTVSISFVSAERIGKTKLKASDKWKLNENGVPVKVKVENIISPTVLRYKLELADAIILKVPNESGQLVEMVFDSDDAGLIPAPTEVVVEDKLDENGNPVLDENGQVVKETNKYFASAEVRRFSSNPKSINSQHFFDVLNKSTELKFRVRPGHFWTDAKGNRTKYPIVAKDFYLGLLRTQMWDTPYRLSHGGSRETDNDVRSMLINPGRFLDPRANYGNKYLFSLFNVSFDDLLKPEKSLSEDDNYTYFTIHREDESVPITQFDKVLENVSSSYEFIPAPSEYIINTSKANAETVISQKDLSDAQLKAIKSSIQNAKGLAKLSGIYWYGLSVDDTLYSGKYIGEDFNPDTLTISTVINKNYWDTEYVNDLTTIKKFSNKYASAPVEPATYSDLSYFSYLSGQKATYPFTTLSKANRDAVNKDPEGYGIAYIRALSKNTLVNTFFWSILPKEGTSAPYYNDEYAYTMWGMSAAESISTSSKNAIREATAGTGGEFRSILTAAIDWNSIASIQRSPQPVKPWITGLSPDSKINEQNDTETTVPNNLRDNNDLINAVFVVDSETGQRVDFGELGSLIKPSFTNNVNVSASDVAKSVVYSQLQERMKNLLDRVYAKFNIPSTNKISFDIYYRYLNYPDPVINALDLVIAAWNGLDPRMNVNFVKPTTEQWRNYWTGTSPFSLAGWGYDYDGIGSGIDGYSLNAKIIPTLFAIVADPEYAAKMQNLYPQLYKAAQYLKEFVQMNRFRPSISLDDFTNKLTNSNVQDIEHYFGSFKYENDGFVELSAEEASQYVDISVFSSRFWLNYTTSPVIDDPQNPGQKKIIDRLDLVELAQEVSNLAGAIPDINLAVSTQKYSKTLINPNYIVPTNFSDYDDFQRYRTVNGVRPK; encoded by the coding sequence ATGAAAAAATGATGATTATTACCAGTAGCTAGTACAAGTTTAATTCTTCCAGCACTTGCCCTTTCATGTAAAAACACATCAAGCGAAAGAACTTTAAACTTTTTATCTGAAAAACAAGTTGCTGAGTATCAACAAAAAGCACAACAATATTCAAAACAAGCTTTAGATGCTCTTGCTGAATTTAATAAATACAGTAAACAAAAACAACAACTTGAACAACAAGCTGATTTATTAATCTTTTCACTGCAAGATTTAAATTCAGACTTATTAGCTGCGAAAACTAAATTATTCAATTTACAAGCTAAAAAAGAGTTATTATCTTTAGCTCTAGCATCTAGCGATTTTACTCAACTAGAAGCCAAAGCGAAAGAATATTCAAACTCAGAATTTAAAATTCAGGATTTTCTAAATTCAGAATTTAATAGTTATTTAAATAAATCTTATGGAGATGAACAAAATCATTTACCAACACTAAAACAGATTACAGACAGAGCTAAAAGTTTAGAAAGTAATTTAAACACATTAAAACAAACTTTAGATAACAAAAACATTAATTTGGCTTTATTAAAAGATAAACAAAATAAAACAGAACAAGAAAATGCCCAAATCACAGCACTAGAATCTGAAATTCAAGCATCAAAAGAACAACAATCAACTATTTCACAAGAATTAACTCAAAACTCTGAATCAATGTTGGTTGTTCAAAACCATATTTATCAAGATTTGAAACAACAAGCAAGCGATCAAAGCATGTTAGATGCTCAAATTGCACAACAAAATCAATCAAATCAAGAAGTTCAACAACAAATCAACACAAAACAACAAGAACTATCAACTAAAAAAGCTGAAATTAACAAACAAATCAGCGACCAAGGCTTAAATGAAAAAATTCAAAGTGCTTTTGATACTTATTCTAAAGCAACTGATGAACAAAGAAAATACAATGGTTTGCTAGTGCAAAATGACATTTCAGCTTATAGTTATTCAACTAAAGATGCTAATTTTGATGAAACAGGAGCTAATTCAGATCCTAAATATTTATCAAAACAAGAAGTCAATAAAATAGTTTTTCCTAATGAACCTTTTGTAAATTCACCAGTTAGTGATAGTTTTGCTAAAAACGGTGTTTTCCAAATTGATACAAACTCACAATATTCACCTGGTTATGCTCCATTTGACAACACTGTAAGTTTTGGAAATCGTCAAGCTAATATTTCAGATACTGTTTCAATTTCATTTGTTTCAGCTGAAAGAATAGGAAAAACAAAACTTAAAGCATCTGATAAGTGAAAATTAAATGAAAACGGTGTTCCTGTTAAAGTAAAAGTTGAAAACATTATTTCACCAACTGTTTTAAGATACAAATTAGAACTAGCAGACGCAATTATTTTAAAAGTGCCTAATGAAAGCGGACAATTAGTAGAAATGGTTTTTGATTCAGATGATGCAGGATTAATTCCGGCACCAACTGAAGTTGTAGTTGAAGATAAATTAGACGAAAACGGAAACCCGGTACTTGATGAAAACGGTCAAGTTGTTAAAGAAACAAACAAATACTTTGCCAGTGCTGAAGTTAGAAGGTTTTCATCAAATCCTAAATCAATTAACTCACAGCATTTCTTTGATGTTTTAAATAAATCAACTGAACTTAAATTCAGAGTTAGACCAGGTCATTTCTGAACCGATGCTAAAGGAAATCGAACAAAATATCCAATAGTAGCAAAAGACTTCTATCTTGGATTATTAAGAACACAAATGTGAGACACACCTTATAGGCTATCACATGGTGGTTCAAGGGAAACAGATAATGATGTTAGAAGTATGCTAATTAATCCTGGGAGATTCTTAGACCCTAGAGCAAACTATGGAAATAAATATTTATTTTCATTATTTAATGTAAGTTTTGATGACTTATTAAAACCAGAAAAATCATTATCAGAAGATGACAATTACACATACTTCACAATTCACAGAGAGGATGAAAGTGTTCCAATTACACAATTTGATAAAGTCCTTGAAAATGTCTCTTCTTCATATGAATTTATTCCGGCACCTTCTGAATATATCATCAACACTTCAAAAGCAAATGCTGAAACAGTAATTTCACAAAAAGATTTAAGTGATGCTCAACTCAAAGCAATCAAATCATCAATCCAAAATGCTAAAGGATTGGCTAAATTGAGTGGTATTTACTGATATGGACTTTCAGTTGATGATACTTTATATTCAGGTAAATACATCGGAGAAGACTTTAATCCAGACACATTAACAATTTCAACAGTAATTAATAAGAATTACTGAGACACAGAATATGTTAATGATTTAACAACAATTAAAAAATTCTCAAACAAATATGCTTCAGCACCAGTTGAACCAGCTACTTATTCAGATTTATCATACTTCTCATATCTTTCAGGACAAAAAGCCACATATCCATTTACAACCTTATCAAAAGCCAATAGAGATGCTGTAAATAAAGATCCTGAAGGATATGGAATTGCTTATATTCGTGCTTTATCTAAAAACACATTAGTAAATACCTTCTTCTGATCAATTCTGCCAAAAGAAGGTACTTCAGCACCATATTACAATGATGAATATGCTTACACAATGTGAGGGATGTCGGCAGCAGAATCAATTAGTACAAGTTCAAAAAATGCTATAAGAGAAGCAACCGCAGGAACTGGAGGAGAATTTAGAAGCATTTTAACAGCAGCTATTGACTGAAACTCAATCGCTTCAATTCAGCGTTCACCTCAACCGGTTAAACCTTGAATTACAGGATTGTCTCCTGACTCTAAAATTAATGAACAAAACGACACAGAAACAACTGTTCCAAATAACCTAAGAGACAACAATGACTTAATTAATGCGGTTTTTGTTGTTGATTCAGAAACAGGACAAAGAGTTGACTTTGGTGAGCTAGGTTCATTAATTAAACCAAGTTTTACAAACAATGTTAACGTTTCAGCATCTGATGTTGCTAAATCAGTTGTTTATAGTCAATTGCAAGAAAGAATGAAGAATTTATTAGACAGAGTTTATGCTAAGTTCAACATTCCTTCAACTAACAAAATTAGTTTTGATATCTACTACAGATATTTAAACTACCCAGATCCAGTAATTAATGCTTTAGATTTAGTAATTGCAGCTTGAAACGGATTAGATCCAAGAATGAATGTGAACTTTGTTAAACCAACTACTGAACAATGAAGAAATTACTGAACAGGAACTTCTCCGTTTTCACTAGCAGGTTGAGGTTATGACTACGATGGTATCGGTTCAGGAATTGATGGATATTCATTAAATGCCAAAATCATTCCAACACTATTTGCCATAGTTGCTGATCCAGAATATGCAGCTAAAATGCAAAATCTTTATCCTCAACTATACAAAGCTGCTCAATATCTAAAAGAGTTTGTCCAAATGAATCGTTTCAGACCGTCAATTTCTCTTGATGACTTTACAAATAAATTAACAAATTCAAATGTTCAAGATATAGAACATTACTTTGGTTCATTCAAATATGAAAACGATGGATTTGTTGAATTATCAGCCGAAGAAGCTTCGCAATATGTTGACATTAGTGTATTTAGTTCAAGATTCTGACTAAACTATACAACATCACCAGTAATTGACGATCCACAAAATCCAGGTCAAAAGAAAATCATTGATCGTTTAGACTTAGTTGAATTAGCTCAAGAAGTGTCAAACTTAGCTGGCGCTATTCCAGACATTAATTTAGCAGTTTCAACACAAAAATATTCAAAAACATTAATTAATCCAAATTACATCGTGCCTACAAACTTTTCAGACTATGATGATTTCCAAAGATATAGAACTGTAAACGGTGTAAGACCTAAATAG
- a CDS encoding ABC transporter permease, with translation MLKYILKRFGFAIITLLIIVFVVYCLVAQFSKNPFAEKLIQKQNEGGSNGLTQQEIKELFDYSVQYHLIPKLNFNEVQTTWTQIKLNPIIRFGYWIQNLFTNSENPFGAPFDLNLLKSTGSSTIPQYFFRFLKYSIIITLPAFFISACLGITLGIVAGYKRGSALDAGINFFALFFIALPSFVIAPILISILFSLNFPPNFINFNNPVEVEAFGVGKMVLSWLPPILIIVLGSLSGYITYTRNQVVTVLTSNYILIAKSKGLSRKEIFFKYVLRNISIPLAAILIPSYIGLLTGGIVIETYWRVPGTSQVIAQSFPNGEINIIMFSTVFFTSLSLATSILVDVSYTLLDPRIKYTQANPYSYLRFAHAYYQREKLFKSYQQQIQEGA, from the coding sequence ATGCTTAAATACATACTTAAACGTTTTGGTTTTGCAATCATTACTTTGTTAATAATTGTTTTTGTTGTGTATTGTTTAGTTGCTCAATTTAGTAAAAACCCATTTGCTGAAAAATTAATTCAAAAGCAAAATGAAGGTGGATCTAACGGGCTTACACAACAAGAAATCAAAGAGTTATTTGACTATTCAGTCCAGTATCACTTGATTCCTAAACTTAATTTCAACGAAGTTCAAACAACTTGAACTCAAATTAAGTTAAACCCAATTATTAGATTTGGTTATTGAATTCAAAACTTATTTACTAATTCTGAAAATCCGTTCGGTGCTCCATTTGATTTAAACCTATTAAAATCAACTGGAAGCAGTACAATACCGCAATATTTCTTCAGATTCTTAAAATATTCAATCATTATTACATTGCCTGCTTTCTTTATTTCTGCTTGTTTAGGAATTACATTAGGAATAGTAGCAGGATACAAACGTGGAAGTGCATTAGATGCAGGAATTAACTTCTTTGCTTTATTCTTTATTGCACTACCTTCGTTTGTTATTGCACCAATTTTAATTTCAATCTTATTTAGTTTAAACTTCCCACCAAACTTCATTAACTTTAACAACCCGGTTGAAGTTGAGGCCTTCGGTGTAGGCAAAATGGTATTATCTTGACTACCACCTATTTTAATTATTGTTTTAGGTTCACTATCAGGATACATCACTTATACAAGAAACCAAGTTGTAACAGTACTTACATCAAACTACATTTTAATTGCCAAATCAAAAGGATTAAGCCGTAAAGAAATATTCTTCAAATATGTGCTTAGAAATATCTCAATTCCACTTGCAGCTATTTTAATTCCTTCATACATAGGACTATTAACAGGTGGAATTGTTATTGAAACTTACTGAAGAGTACCAGGAACTAGTCAAGTTATTGCACAATCGTTCCCTAATGGTGAAATTAACATTATCATGTTTTCAACAGTATTCTTTACATCATTAAGTTTAGCAACCTCAATTTTAGTTGACGTAAGTTATACACTACTAGATCCAAGAATTAAATATACACAAGCAAATCCATATTCATATTTAAGATTTGCTCATGCATATTACCAAAGAGAAAAATTATTTAAATCATATCAACAACAAATACAGGAAGGAGCATAA
- a CDS encoding Eco57I restriction-modification methylase domain-containing protein: protein MNKEFLGQVFTPSFIVDKMINLISLKNPCLILEPSSGGGAFYNVLIQKYKNVVGVEVDRTIAHEKAVIKSYFNTNYKPDVIIGNPPYVAFKNIIEKLESNFLNHKPNLFYFFLEKALNDLREDGELIFITPASIFMNTSSKKLNKWIYDHFSITHFEQIPEDVWENASIPTAIVKIVKTKNHKDKINYYFSNGKIFFGKKIFFNEKIIVKVGGASGFNSKLEKGKTAFVVSSTERDGQLKLIKYEPRTWIRPVPSPPEEFTYQIFVNCKTRNEKPFYMLKIQTKNTFINYDASVLCLFVNCTKTEALSLVKKLNSINWEQKGIKQDGRFHFSQSVLQAIL from the coding sequence ATGAATAAAGAATTTTTAGGACAAGTCTTTACACCAAGTTTTATAGTTGATAAAATGATTAATTTAATTTCATTAAAAAACCCTTGTTTGATATTGGAACCAAGTTCAGGAGGAGGGGCTTTTTATAATGTATTAATTCAAAAATATAAAAATGTAGTTGGTGTAGAAGTGGATAGAACGATTGCGCATGAAAAAGCGGTGATAAAATCGTATTTTAATACAAATTATAAACCTGATGTGATTATAGGTAATCCACCATATGTTGCGTTCAAAAACATTATTGAGAAACTGGAAAGTAATTTTTTGAATCACAAACCAAATCTATTTTATTTTTTTCTAGAAAAAGCATTAAATGATTTAAGAGAAGATGGGGAACTAATTTTTATTACTCCTGCTTCAATTTTTATGAATACAAGCTCAAAAAAGCTAAATAAATGAATTTATGATCATTTCTCAATAACTCATTTTGAGCAAATTCCCGAAGATGTTTGAGAAAACGCTTCAATCCCTACAGCTATAGTAAAGATAGTTAAAACAAAAAATCATAAAGATAAAATTAACTACTATTTTTCAAATGGTAAAATTTTTTTCGGTAAAAAAATATTTTTTAATGAAAAAATTATTGTCAAGGTTGGCGGAGCATCAGGATTTAATTCTAAATTGGAAAAAGGAAAAACAGCATTTGTTGTTTCATCAACAGAAAGGGATGGGCAGTTAAAATTAATTAAATACGAACCACGCACTTGAATTAGACCCGTGCCTTCGCCTCCTGAAGAATTCACTTATCAAATTTTTGTTAATTGTAAAACAAGGAATGAAAAGCCTTTTTATATGTTGAAAATTCAAACAAAAAATACATTTATTAATTATGATGCTTCTGTGTTATGTTTGTTTGTGAATTGTACTAAAACGGAAGCATTATCTTTAGTGAAAAAATTAAACTCGATAAATTGAGAACAAAAAGGGATTAAGCAAGACGGTAGATTTCATTTTTCTCAAAGCGTCTTGCAAGCTATTCTTTAA
- a CDS encoding chromate transporter gives MLFLGFLVALPMLIIVSLSVFGGGQVFMPIFAWLWSLIGKVFGANINEDTINNIFTVSNTTPGVVSTKFAFFTGYIVADGQWWGFIAMFVTYLVFCLPAIIIMVLAMKYITKFKNNTLVANLLLLMKPIVAGIMLSLAVSLLISIFTPEIKFNSSTADSYIQTSSSYFVGYKNILLKIYVPAGIFFSWLAARKKWNLFVIILINIAISLFLFADY, from the coding sequence ATGTTATTTTTAGGATTCTTGGTAGCACTTCCGATGTTAATTATTGTTTCACTTTCTGTTTTTGGTGGCGGACAAGTCTTTATGCCGATTTTTGCTTGATTATGAAGCTTGATAGGCAAGGTTTTTGGTGCAAATATTAATGAAGATACAATTAACAACATCTTTACAGTTTCTAATACTACCCCTGGTGTAGTTTCTACAAAATTTGCTTTTTTTACTGGTTATATAGTAGCAGATGGTCAATGATGAGGATTTATTGCAATGTTTGTTACATATTTAGTATTTTGCTTACCGGCTATTATTATTATGGTTTTAGCTATGAAATATATAACTAAATTTAAAAATAACACTTTAGTTGCTAACTTACTTTTATTAATGAAACCAATTGTGGCAGGAATTATGTTGTCCTTAGCTGTGTCATTATTAATTAGTATTTTTACACCTGAAATTAAATTTAACAGTTCTACAGCAGACAGTTATATTCAAACTAGTTCATCATATTTTGTAGGATACAAAAACATTTTATTAAAAATATATGTTCCAGCAGGAATATTCTTTTCTTGATTAGCAGCTCGAAAAAAATGAAACTTATTTGTAATTATTTTAATTAACATAGCAATTTCTTTATTTTTATTTGCTGATTATTAA